One Streptosporangium sp. NBC_01495 DNA window includes the following coding sequences:
- a CDS encoding Rieske (2Fe-2S) protein: MPAPTRRLMIFRGLAGGAAAVIASAAAWVRPAHASEETEEAAGPIIAKTSSIPVGGGRIIKGTWVVTQPVKGTFRAFSAKCTHQGCPVSTIRGGTINCPCHGSRFRIADGSVARGPAKRPLARKKIRVSKGVIRLS, translated from the coding sequence ATGCCCGCCCCCACCCGTCGCTTAATGATCTTCCGAGGTCTCGCGGGCGGCGCCGCCGCCGTGATCGCGTCGGCCGCCGCATGGGTACGCCCCGCCCATGCCTCCGAGGAGACAGAGGAGGCCGCCGGTCCCATAATCGCCAAGACCAGTAGCATTCCCGTCGGCGGCGGCCGAATCATCAAGGGCACGTGGGTGGTCACCCAGCCGGTGAAGGGCACCTTCCGCGCCTTCAGCGCGAAGTGCACGCACCAGGGCTGCCCGGTCTCCACCATCCGCGGCGGGACCATCAACTGCCCCTGCCACGGCAGCAGGTTCCGGATCGCCGACGGCTCGGTGGCCAGAGGTCCCGCCAAACGACCGCTGGCCCGTAAGAAGATCAGGGTCTCCAAGGGCGTCATCCGGCTGAGCTGA
- a CDS encoding sensor histidine kinase, giving the protein MASRLSVRLRATLAATAIVAVALGVASAVLVGVLTGSLTQSASDEAARRAGATADVLAGGTVTLDVPTFDATPAAVSKTATAAIGASPVSVVAVTGPLNKIVQRSEPTVLDPDVKIFTRPAWPVPTFPGPAPAPGPPSAGKAATSPTVVAVRGVAGEAGEAVLQPAETARWAPGDSFALATMPVNTANGTLFVQARASLEPTGEALKSLRGLLLPGIPALLLLVAALTWLAVGRALAPVSAIRAEMADITASDLHRRVPVPRSRDEIARLAETMNRTLDRLELAVSRHKRFVADAAHELRSPLAILRTRLELAQPGPLAAEALTDVERIQALTSDLLLLARLDAGEPGCHEEVDLGQVTAEEAARSRPRPEIRVTLEVAADTVVLGSAGQLRRLVANLVDNAVRHASSAVTVQLATEGGEAVLDVRDDGPGIPAEHHEAVFDRFTRLDEARDRDAGGAGLGLAIARDIAVRHGGGLRVAGKDREAWLQARFPVI; this is encoded by the coding sequence ATGGCGTCACGCCTGTCCGTACGGCTCCGGGCGACCCTCGCGGCCACCGCCATCGTCGCGGTCGCGCTGGGGGTGGCGTCGGCGGTGCTCGTCGGCGTGCTGACGGGAAGCCTGACCCAAAGCGCCTCCGACGAGGCCGCCCGCCGCGCCGGCGCGACCGCCGACGTGCTCGCCGGCGGCACGGTGACGCTCGACGTTCCGACGTTCGACGCCACGCCGGCCGCCGTCTCGAAGACCGCCACGGCGGCGATCGGTGCTTCGCCGGTCAGCGTGGTGGCCGTCACCGGACCGCTGAACAAGATCGTCCAGCGTTCGGAGCCGACCGTCCTCGATCCCGACGTCAAGATCTTCACGCGCCCCGCATGGCCGGTGCCGACGTTCCCCGGCCCGGCTCCGGCCCCCGGCCCGCCGTCCGCGGGGAAGGCCGCGACGTCACCCACGGTGGTGGCCGTGAGGGGCGTGGCGGGCGAGGCGGGCGAGGCGGTGCTCCAGCCGGCCGAGACGGCACGATGGGCGCCGGGCGACTCCTTCGCCCTCGCCACGATGCCCGTGAACACCGCGAACGGCACGCTGTTCGTGCAGGCCAGGGCATCGCTGGAGCCCACCGGGGAAGCCCTGAAGTCCCTGCGCGGCCTGCTGCTTCCCGGTATTCCCGCGCTGCTCCTGCTGGTCGCCGCCCTGACCTGGCTCGCCGTCGGCCGGGCGCTGGCACCGGTCTCGGCCATCCGCGCCGAGATGGCCGACATCACCGCCAGCGACCTGCACCGGCGGGTCCCCGTACCGAGGTCGCGCGACGAGATCGCCCGCCTCGCCGAGACCATGAACCGTACGCTCGACCGCCTGGAACTCGCCGTCAGCCGGCACAAGCGCTTCGTCGCCGACGCGGCCCACGAGCTCCGCAGCCCGCTGGCCATCCTGCGGACCCGCCTGGAGCTGGCCCAGCCGGGGCCGCTCGCGGCCGAGGCGCTGACCGACGTGGAGCGGATCCAGGCGCTCACCTCCGATCTCCTCCTGCTCGCCCGCCTGGACGCCGGTGAGCCCGGCTGTCACGAGGAGGTGGACCTCGGCCAGGTGACCGCCGAGGAGGCGGCCAGGTCGCGTCCCAGGCCGGAGATCAGGGTCACGCTGGAGGTCGCGGCCGACACCGTGGTCCTCGGCTCCGCCGGGCAGTTGCGCCGCCTGGTGGCCAATCTGGTCGACAACGCCGTACGTCACGCGAGTTCCGCGGTCACCGTCCAGCTGGCCACGGAGGGCGGCGAGGCGGTGCTCGACGTGCGCGACGACGGGCCGGGCATTCCCGCCGAGCACCACGAGGCGGTCTTCGACCGCTTCACCCGGCTGGACGAGGCCAGAGACAGGGACGCGGGCGGTGCGGGTCTCGGGCTGGCCATCGCCAGGGACATCGCGGTACGGCACGGGGGTGGCCTGCGGGTTGCGGGGAAAGATCGCGAAGCCTGGCTACAGGCCCGTTTTCCTGTGATATGA
- a CDS encoding aminoglycoside phosphotransferase family protein, translating into MRAGRMHADEMEHDVPLVRRLVATRFPRWADLPVEPFDSSGTDNAIYRLGDDMAVRLPRRAGSAAQVEKDLRWLPRLAPLLPVPVPVPLGKGIPTEDYPLPWSVYRWLDGENPSPGHLTEPGPLARDLAAFVAAFRRIDLPDGPPAYRGGPLATLDAPTRTAIEDLRGMIDTDAATAAWEVALETPGWAGPPVWIHSDLMPGNLLLVRGRLGAVIDFGTAGVGDPACDLIVAWNLLPAGVRDDFRAALRVDDATWARGRGRALSIALIALPYYRDTNPVFAANARHVIHEVLTDHENAG; encoded by the coding sequence ATGCGCGCCGGCAGGATGCACGCGGATGAGATGGAGCACGATGTCCCCCTCGTGCGCCGGCTGGTGGCCACGCGGTTCCCGCGGTGGGCGGACCTTCCTGTCGAGCCGTTCGACTCCTCCGGCACGGACAACGCCATCTACCGGCTCGGCGACGACATGGCCGTACGCCTGCCCCGCAGGGCCGGTTCCGCGGCGCAGGTCGAGAAGGACCTGCGGTGGCTGCCGAGGCTCGCCCCGCTGCTCCCGGTGCCCGTTCCCGTCCCGCTCGGCAAGGGGATACCCACCGAGGATTACCCGCTGCCCTGGTCGGTCTACCGCTGGCTCGACGGTGAGAACCCGTCCCCTGGCCACCTGACCGAACCGGGACCGCTCGCGAGGGACCTGGCGGCGTTCGTCGCCGCGTTCCGCCGGATCGATCTCCCGGACGGACCGCCCGCCTACCGAGGTGGGCCGCTGGCGACGCTGGACGCCCCGACGCGCACCGCGATCGAGGACCTGCGCGGGATGATCGACACCGACGCGGCGACCGCAGCGTGGGAGGTCGCCCTCGAAACTCCCGGGTGGGCGGGCCCGCCCGTCTGGATCCACTCCGACCTGATGCCCGGGAACCTGCTGCTCGTCCGGGGGCGGCTCGGCGCCGTCATCGACTTCGGCACCGCGGGCGTGGGAGACCCCGCCTGCGACCTGATCGTCGCGTGGAACCTTCTCCCGGCCGGCGTGCGCGACGACTTTCGCGCGGCCCTGCGGGTCGACGACGCGACCTGGGCGCGCGGGCGCGGCCGGGCCCTGTCCATCGCCCTCATCGCGCTCCCGTACTACAGGGACACGAACCCGGTGTTCGCGGCGAACGCGCGGCACGTGATCCACGAAGTCCTCACCGACCACGAGAACGCCGGATGA
- a CDS encoding GNAT family N-acetyltransferase, with translation MRPPGSGARIRGAVVRPFGGPNARWLGGSVHRSAFAPSSVTEESYRNVMGAWPYRRELDCVVVAPDGRAASYCLIWLDDANGVGEMEPVGTHPDFRRMGLARAACLYALHRLREAGAVTAIVHPRGGAGYPVPAQLYEGLGFRAHDRTARHSRPR, from the coding sequence ATGCGCCCACCAGGGAGCGGCGCGAGAATACGCGGTGCGGTGGTCCGCCCGTTCGGTGGTCCGAATGCTCGGTGGCTCGGCGGATCCGTGCACCGGTCGGCGTTCGCCCCCTCCTCGGTCACCGAGGAGAGCTACCGCAACGTCATGGGCGCGTGGCCCTACCGGCGCGAGCTGGACTGCGTCGTCGTGGCCCCGGACGGCCGCGCGGCGTCGTACTGCCTGATCTGGCTGGACGACGCCAACGGCGTCGGGGAGATGGAGCCGGTCGGCACGCACCCGGACTTCCGGCGGATGGGACTGGCCCGCGCGGCCTGCCTGTACGCGCTGCACCGGCTCAGGGAGGCCGGAGCGGTCACCGCGATCGTCCACCCTCGGGGGGGCGCGGGATATCCGGTGCCCGCGCAGCTGTACGAGGGACTCGGCTTCCGCGCCCACGACCGGACGGCCCGCCACTCGCGTCCCCGATGA
- a CDS encoding response regulator transcription factor, with amino-acid sequence MRVLLVEDEKRLAHLLKEGLAGEGFAVDVAYDGRDGLWMATENPYDVIVLDVMLPRMNGYTVCAKLRDAENWTPILMLTAKDGVHDEAEALDTGADDFLSKPFSYVVLLARLRALVRRGGGARPVSIVVGDLTVDPAGLRCRRGDVEISLTPKEFSVLHGLARRQGEVVSKSELLAQAWDFSYDGDPNIIEVYVSALRRKIDSPFGRSSLVTVRGAGYRLEA; translated from the coding sequence ATGCGCGTGCTGCTGGTTGAGGACGAGAAGCGCCTGGCCCATCTCCTGAAGGAGGGACTGGCGGGTGAGGGGTTCGCCGTCGACGTCGCGTACGACGGGCGCGACGGGCTGTGGATGGCGACCGAGAACCCGTACGACGTGATCGTGCTCGACGTCATGCTGCCCCGGATGAACGGCTACACCGTCTGCGCCAAGCTCCGCGACGCGGAGAACTGGACGCCGATCCTGATGCTGACAGCCAAGGACGGGGTGCACGACGAGGCCGAGGCCCTGGACACGGGCGCGGACGACTTCCTGTCCAAACCGTTCTCCTACGTGGTGCTGCTGGCCAGGCTGCGCGCGCTGGTGCGCAGGGGCGGCGGGGCGAGGCCGGTGTCCATCGTGGTCGGCGACCTGACCGTCGATCCGGCGGGGCTCCGCTGCCGCCGGGGCGATGTGGAGATCTCCCTCACGCCCAAGGAGTTCTCGGTCCTGCACGGCCTGGCGCGCAGGCAGGGCGAGGTGGTCTCCAAGAGTGAGTTGCTGGCCCAGGCGTGGGACTTCTCCTACGACGGCGACCCGAACATCATCGAGGTCTACGTCAGCGCGCTGCGCCGCAAGATCGACTCTCCGTTCGGCCGCTCGTCACTGGTGACCGTGCGCGGCGCCGGCTACCGGTTGGAGGCCTGA
- a CDS encoding serine hydrolase domain-containing protein, with protein sequence MSSDALTDRLALAVEQGRVPDLHGVVAVRHGRVILEHYGEGEDFKLNEPLGRVRFTPGTLHDVRSITKSVIGLLYGIALADGEVPEPREPLLRHFPEYPDLAEDPLRAALTVEHALTMTLGLEWDESAPYTSAANSEIAMESVPDRYRYVLGQRIVEEPGSRWSYCGGASALVARLIEKGTGRAVEDYARARLFEPLGIARFEWSTGEDGVALAASGLRLTPRDLLAIGRLVLDGGGGVVPSSWLKTALHPHVRIDEGAHYGYHWYSGDTWTGGFGNGGQRIYVSPALDLVVAVTAGQYDRPDQSTASVVLDEVILEGIRP encoded by the coding sequence ATGAGCAGCGACGCACTCACCGACCGTCTCGCCCTGGCCGTGGAGCAGGGCCGGGTGCCCGACCTCCACGGCGTGGTCGCCGTTCGCCACGGCCGGGTGATCCTTGAGCACTACGGCGAGGGCGAGGACTTCAAACTGAACGAGCCGCTCGGCCGGGTGCGCTTCACGCCCGGCACGCTCCACGACGTCCGCTCGATCACCAAGAGCGTCATCGGCCTCCTGTACGGCATCGCCCTGGCCGACGGCGAGGTGCCGGAGCCGCGCGAGCCGCTGCTACGGCACTTTCCCGAGTATCCGGACCTCGCCGAGGATCCCCTGCGCGCCGCGCTCACGGTCGAGCACGCGCTCACCATGACGCTCGGCCTGGAGTGGGACGAGAGCGCCCCCTACACGAGCGCGGCCAACAGCGAGATCGCGATGGAGTCGGTCCCCGACCGATACCGCTACGTCCTCGGGCAGCGGATCGTGGAGGAGCCCGGCAGCCGATGGTCCTACTGCGGGGGTGCTTCGGCGCTGGTGGCGCGGCTCATCGAGAAGGGCACCGGACGGGCGGTGGAGGACTACGCGCGTGCCAGGCTGTTCGAGCCGCTGGGGATCGCGCGCTTCGAGTGGTCGACCGGCGAGGACGGGGTGGCCCTCGCCGCCTCCGGGCTGCGGCTGACCCCTCGCGACCTTCTCGCGATCGGGCGGCTCGTGCTCGACGGGGGCGGCGGCGTCGTCCCCTCGTCCTGGCTGAAGACGGCGCTGCACCCGCACGTGCGGATCGACGAGGGTGCCCACTACGGCTACCACTGGTACTCGGGTGACACGTGGACGGGCGGGTTCGGCAACGGCGGCCAGCGGATCTACGTGTCACCCGCGCTGGACCTGGTGGTCGCCGTCACCGCGGGGCAGTACGACAGGCCTGACCAGTCGACCGCCTCGGTCGTGCTCGACGAGGTGATCCTGGAGGGGATCAGGCCCTGA
- a CDS encoding L,D-transpeptidase family protein: MRRTVQQSLITSTVFALATTLPFSVAHAVTDPTPDSQHVPLPDQFTTLKTGSRGIEVHNAKKRLRDLGFPPGNLSPTYDSALRMTVWAFQKANGLKPVDRIDPPTWQALLHPRRIRPLVTYGERERTEIDLRRQLLIAWRGGKPVLVTHISTGARRSYCEKGHCGFASTPVGDYRVGVRVSGWSTGILGAMFYPVYFNGGIAIHGSTLVPRYPASHGCVRVPLHNALNLYRFLQPGTPVYVRRSEAPAERRPKARGERHSRIPKARPPEAPHRSYRYSSRPGRPTGDHGRGRR, encoded by the coding sequence ATGCGAAGGACCGTTCAACAATCCCTGATCACCAGTACCGTCTTCGCCCTGGCCACAACCCTCCCCTTCAGCGTCGCGCACGCCGTGACCGACCCCACCCCCGATTCCCAGCATGTCCCCCTGCCAGATCAATTCACGACCCTCAAAACAGGCAGCAGGGGAATCGAGGTCCACAACGCGAAGAAAAGACTCAGAGATCTGGGATTCCCCCCGGGAAATCTCAGCCCCACGTACGACTCCGCCCTGCGAATGACCGTATGGGCCTTCCAGAAGGCGAACGGGTTGAAGCCCGTCGACAGAATCGACCCGCCGACCTGGCAGGCCCTCCTGCACCCCCGTCGGATCAGGCCCCTGGTGACGTACGGAGAGCGGGAAAGGACCGAGATCGATCTACGGCGCCAGCTTCTCATCGCGTGGCGGGGCGGGAAGCCCGTGCTGGTGACCCACATCTCCACCGGCGCCCGCAGGTCGTACTGCGAGAAGGGGCACTGCGGGTTCGCCTCAACCCCGGTGGGCGACTATCGGGTGGGAGTGCGGGTCTCCGGCTGGTCCACGGGGATCCTGGGGGCGATGTTCTACCCCGTCTACTTCAACGGCGGCATCGCCATCCACGGTTCCACCCTCGTCCCCCGCTACCCCGCGTCCCACGGGTGCGTCCGGGTTCCGCTGCACAACGCCCTCAACCTCTACCGGTTCCTTCAGCCGGGCACCCCCGTATACGTCCGCCGCTCGGAGGCTCCCGCCGAACGCCGCCCGAAGGCTCGCGGGGAACGACACTCGCGGATCCCCAAGGCACGACCTCCCGAAGCTCCTCACCGCTCGTACCGGTACTCCTCGCGGCCCGGACGCCCGACCGGCGATCACGGCAGGGGGCGCCGGTGA
- a CDS encoding peptidylprolyl isomerase translates to MAEKLIANLNTNRGSVKVQLFPDHAPKTVKNFVELAEGTREWVHPETGQKSKAKLYDGTVFHRVISGFMIQGGDPLGQGVGGPGYKFDDEIHPDLYFNRPYLLAMANAGIQFGRGTNGSQFFVTVGPTPHLNGKHTIFGEVIEGQDVIDAIAKTDTDARDRPTEPVVLESVTIERVQS, encoded by the coding sequence ATGGCTGAGAAGTTGATCGCGAACCTCAACACCAACCGCGGTAGCGTGAAGGTCCAGCTCTTCCCGGATCACGCGCCCAAGACCGTGAAAAACTTCGTCGAGCTCGCCGAGGGCACCCGCGAGTGGGTGCATCCGGAGACCGGCCAGAAGTCCAAGGCCAAGCTGTACGACGGCACGGTCTTCCACCGGGTCATCTCGGGATTCATGATCCAGGGTGGCGACCCGCTGGGCCAGGGCGTCGGCGGCCCCGGCTACAAGTTCGACGACGAGATCCACCCGGACCTCTACTTCAACCGCCCGTACCTGCTCGCCATGGCCAACGCCGGTATCCAGTTCGGCCGCGGCACCAACGGCTCGCAGTTCTTCGTCACGGTGGGGCCCACGCCGCACCTGAACGGCAAGCACACCATCTTCGGCGAGGTGATCGAGGGCCAGGATGTCATCGACGCCATCGCCAAGACCGACACCGACGCCCGTGACCGTCCCACGGAGCCCGTGGTCCTGGAGTCGGTGACCATCGAGCGCGTCCAGAGCTGA
- a CDS encoding rhomboid family intramembrane serine protease has translation MTTQPSNEPDTVVPTCYRHPGRETYVRCQRCDRPICPDCMRDASVGFQCPECVAEGNKSVRRAQSVFGGGVIAKPYVTWTLLGVNVVMFLAQMASDGRVTAELAMWVFGVAVDSDYYRLITSAFLHRDYVHIGLNMWALFMVGPYLEQAFGHVRFLALYFLGALGGSVLGYWFDPINAFSLGASGAIFGLFGAIFVVSRRLHLDLRPIIVLLVINLVITFIPGLNISWTAHVGGLITGVIVSAVLAYGPKANRAIFQGILLLGVLAILVGLVITRTAFLLSSVA, from the coding sequence ATGACCACCCAGCCGTCCAACGAGCCCGACACCGTTGTCCCCACCTGCTACCGGCACCCGGGACGTGAGACCTACGTCCGCTGCCAGCGCTGCGACCGCCCCATCTGCCCCGACTGCATGCGCGACGCCTCGGTGGGCTTCCAGTGTCCCGAGTGCGTGGCCGAGGGAAACAAGAGCGTGCGGCGGGCACAGTCCGTGTTCGGCGGTGGTGTGATCGCCAAGCCCTACGTGACCTGGACACTTCTCGGTGTCAACGTCGTGATGTTCCTGGCCCAGATGGCTTCGGACGGCAGGGTCACCGCGGAACTGGCGATGTGGGTCTTCGGGGTCGCCGTCGACTCCGACTACTACCGGCTGATCACCAGCGCCTTCCTGCATCGCGACTACGTGCACATCGGGCTGAACATGTGGGCTCTGTTCATGGTCGGCCCCTATCTGGAGCAGGCCTTCGGTCACGTCCGGTTCCTGGCGCTGTATTTTCTCGGCGCGCTCGGCGGCTCGGTGCTCGGCTACTGGTTCGACCCGATCAACGCCTTCAGCCTGGGGGCGTCGGGAGCCATCTTCGGCCTGTTCGGCGCGATCTTCGTGGTCAGCAGGCGGCTCCACCTGGACCTCCGCCCCATCATCGTGCTGCTCGTGATCAACCTGGTGATCACGTTCATTCCAGGGCTGAACATCAGCTGGACGGCCCACGTGGGTGGTCTCATCACCGGGGTGATCGTCTCAGCTGTTCTGGCCTACGGTCCGAAGGCCAATCGCGCGATCTTCCAGGGCATCCTGCTTCTCGGGGTTCTGGCGATCCTGGTGGGATTGGTGATAACCAGGACCGCCTTCCTGCTGTCGTCGGTCGCCTGA
- a CDS encoding MarR family winged helix-turn-helix transcriptional regulator: MTAMAPARTEPDLSFLLDHAGRVLRTRMAAALAEIGLTARMHCVLVHALEEERTQIQLAELGDMDKTTMVVTVDALEKAGLAERRPSSTDRRARIIAVTEKGAEAARQSQEIVDGVHRAVLGALSGDEGEVLVRAMSRLVTGHLSVPVEAPQGIRRARQRTK; the protein is encoded by the coding sequence ATGACCGCCATGGCACCCGCCCGTACCGAGCCGGATCTGTCGTTCCTGCTGGACCACGCCGGCCGTGTCCTGAGAACCCGGATGGCGGCGGCGCTCGCCGAGATCGGGCTGACGGCACGCATGCACTGCGTGCTGGTCCACGCCCTGGAGGAGGAGCGCACGCAGATCCAGCTCGCCGAGCTCGGTGACATGGACAAGACCACGATGGTGGTCACGGTCGACGCCCTGGAGAAGGCGGGGCTCGCCGAGCGCCGCCCGTCCAGTACGGATCGGCGGGCCCGGATCATCGCGGTCACCGAGAAGGGCGCGGAGGCCGCGCGACAGAGCCAGGAGATCGTCGACGGCGTGCACCGGGCGGTGCTGGGCGCGCTGTCCGGGGATGAGGGCGAGGTGCTCGTACGGGCCATGAGCCGCCTGGTGACGGGACATCTCTCCGTCCCTGTGGAGGCGCCGCAGGGGATCCGGCGGGCACGGCAGCGCACAAAGTAA